From a single Pelobacter seleniigenes DSM 18267 genomic region:
- a CDS encoding menaquinone biosynthetic enzyme MqnA/MqnD family protein, giving the protein MNDTSELTLGYISYLNCVPFFYGLKDCGFKGRLVPGVPSELNRMLQTGELDISPSSSFEYALNFEDYLLLPNFSISSFGPVGSVFLFSPCPPEQLSGRTIAITGESATSINLLRVLLLEYYDLQQVDDYVPVEDVETAIRQGRPGLLIGDRAMKQAKNLPAGVLSYDLGDLWYKKTGLPFVFALWILRRSSAREKACCFTALIRQLETSLEQALNDLPGLARNIGGEHSVAEYVSYWQGMDFFLTSNHLAGLSLYFSLCHKHNLLAKPPGISFFSPS; this is encoded by the coding sequence ATGAATGATACTTCGGAACTAACCCTGGGATATATCTCCTACCTGAACTGTGTTCCTTTTTTTTATGGATTGAAGGATTGTGGTTTCAAAGGCCGGCTGGTGCCGGGGGTTCCCTCAGAACTTAACCGTATGCTGCAAACTGGCGAGTTGGACATCAGCCCTTCTTCATCGTTTGAATATGCTTTGAACTTTGAAGACTACCTGCTGCTGCCCAATTTCTCCATTTCCTCCTTTGGCCCCGTCGGGAGTGTTTTTCTTTTCAGCCCTTGTCCCCCTGAGCAGTTGTCTGGGAGGACCATTGCCATCACCGGAGAATCAGCCACTTCAATTAATCTGCTGAGGGTTTTGTTGCTGGAATATTACGACCTCCAACAGGTTGACGATTATGTTCCCGTTGAGGATGTCGAAACCGCAATCAGACAAGGTCGCCCTGGGTTGTTGATTGGTGATCGCGCCATGAAACAGGCAAAAAATCTTCCTGCCGGTGTTTTAAGTTATGATCTGGGGGATCTTTGGTACAAGAAGACCGGCTTGCCCTTTGTGTTTGCCCTCTGGATATTGCGGCGGAGCAGTGCCCGGGAAAAAGCATGTTGTTTTACAGCATTGATCAGGCAGCTCGAAACCTCATTAGAACAAGCCTTGAACGATTTGCCTGGGCTGGCCAGAAATATCGGCGGTGAACACTCTGTTGCAGAATATGTTAGCTATTGGCAGGGGATGGATTTTTTCCTGACCTCCAACCACCTGGCTGGTTTATCTCTTTATTTTTCCCTCTGTCACAAACATAACCTACTCGCCAAGCCCCCTGGAATCTCCTTTTTTTCTCCTTCCTGA
- a CDS encoding replication protein RepA: MTRKKGWLQGVAAGALQKLSNFDNSRDRIKALLSMFDTVQHNSTKELLSPAVLKIIQAAAAFDVETAKEAGALGYMAKAMVQATIPHSKPNTAYFERENGIYTLTMSAPSKIGLPYGTKPRLLLLWLTTQAVKTKKRTLVLGDSLSEFMNKLGLAPTGGRCGSITHLKEQMKRLFACSITCTRDDGSGWAVNNIQIASEANFWWNPQEPDQAGVWDSTITLNEDFFESLISEAVPIDMRLVGLIQGSPMAIDVYVWLTYRLAHLKKTTFIPWPLLHAQFGSQIVRRDNFQRNFREALHRACVLYPEAKVEPTKAGLTLRPSRRHIAC; encoded by the coding sequence TTGACGCGGAAAAAAGGATGGTTACAAGGCGTCGCCGCGGGCGCCCTACAAAAGCTGAGCAACTTCGACAACAGCAGAGACAGAATTAAAGCTCTTTTATCAATGTTTGACACTGTCCAACATAACTCGACTAAAGAGCTCCTAAGTCCTGCTGTCCTCAAAATTATCCAAGCAGCAGCAGCTTTTGATGTAGAGACAGCAAAAGAAGCAGGTGCCTTAGGTTACATGGCAAAAGCCATGGTACAGGCAACTATCCCGCATAGTAAGCCTAACACGGCCTACTTCGAGCGCGAAAACGGAATTTATACCCTGACAATGAGTGCTCCTAGCAAAATTGGATTGCCCTACGGAACAAAGCCTCGATTGCTTTTATTGTGGCTGACTACTCAAGCAGTAAAAACCAAGAAGCGTACATTGGTGTTGGGGGACTCACTATCGGAATTTATGAACAAACTTGGACTAGCTCCAACAGGCGGTCGCTGTGGAAGTATTACCCATCTTAAAGAACAAATGAAACGTCTCTTTGCTTGTTCGATAACTTGTACGAGAGATGATGGCAGTGGATGGGCTGTAAATAATATCCAGATTGCTTCGGAAGCAAATTTTTGGTGGAACCCTCAAGAGCCAGATCAGGCAGGGGTATGGGACTCGACAATTACTTTAAATGAAGATTTTTTTGAGAGTTTGATAAGTGAAGCGGTGCCAATCGACATGCGTTTAGTTGGGTTGATCCAGGGCTCTCCAATGGCAATAGATGTTTATGTATGGCTAACCTATCGATTAGCCCACTTGAAGAAAACAACTTTTATACCCTGGCCTCTACTCCATGCTCAGTTTGGTAGCCAAATCGTAAGGAGAGACAATTTTCAGCGCAATTTCCGGGAGGCACTTCATCGAGCTTGCGTTCTATATCCGGAGGCAAAAGTTGAACCGACAAAAGCAGGCCTGACGCTTAGACCGTCCCGGCGGCATATAGCTTGTTGA
- a CDS encoding plasmid mobilization protein, producing MGRPPKTASKVKKHRITVRLSDTELVDLFKKAERVRLSPSSFLRNAGLNQKLPLPIPEINLKTYQELSRIGNNLNQFLRYFHRWQTAAVPSGTLEELAEYLLKVRQELRGR from the coding sequence ATGGGTAGACCCCCTAAAACAGCATCGAAAGTAAAGAAGCACCGAATTACTGTTCGATTAAGTGATACCGAATTAGTTGATCTCTTCAAGAAAGCTGAAAGAGTCAGATTGTCTCCTTCCTCTTTCTTGCGGAATGCCGGTCTGAATCAAAAGCTTCCTTTGCCGATTCCGGAAATCAATCTGAAGACATATCAGGAGTTGAGCCGGATCGGAAATAATCTCAATCAATTTCTTCGGTATTTTCATCGATGGCAAACTGCCGCTGTTCCTTCCGGAACATTGGAGGAGCTTGCTGAATATCTCCTTAAAGTGCGTCAGGAGCTCCGTGGACGATGA
- a CDS encoding relaxase/mobilization nuclease domain-containing protein, which translates to MIGKQIKGKGFLGVLNYVLDQAKGYRIGGNMDGQTPKELSKEFSESKKLNPDLAKPVYHVSLSLSPGEKLNDFEWSEVANRYMAEMGFEFSQFVAVRHTDKDHDHLHIVGSRIGLDGMTVSDSQNYRRSEAVIRGIEKDYGLQRVAPSREVGRKGITSGELRKAIKEQQPSIKMRMQGKLDACIKRSLTMSDFAKNVRAQGIEVIPNMASTGRVTGLSFSLEGEIMKGSDLGKSYTFGGLQKRGIDYHIERDRDVLSGKNENVRVSPARELRIGESVRGKIKGVVSDGQRQFLHVSSGKEQILAPVQELKMPLQKLKSLAGKEITLTSGRVGIRLRLKELEHDR; encoded by the coding sequence ATGATTGGCAAGCAGATTAAAGGTAAGGGCTTCCTAGGAGTTTTGAATTACGTTCTAGACCAGGCAAAAGGCTATCGCATCGGCGGCAACATGGACGGGCAAACTCCCAAAGAGCTTTCGAAAGAATTTTCGGAGTCGAAGAAGCTGAATCCGGATCTAGCCAAGCCGGTTTATCACGTGAGTTTGTCGCTATCTCCTGGGGAGAAGTTGAACGATTTTGAGTGGAGCGAAGTCGCGAACCGATACATGGCCGAGATGGGTTTCGAATTTTCGCAATTTGTTGCCGTTCGGCATACCGATAAAGATCATGACCATTTGCACATCGTCGGAAGTCGAATCGGTTTGGATGGGATGACGGTATCTGACAGCCAAAATTATCGTAGAAGTGAAGCGGTCATTCGAGGAATCGAAAAAGATTATGGTCTACAAAGGGTTGCTCCAAGCCGTGAGGTTGGCAGGAAGGGTATTACCTCTGGCGAACTCCGGAAGGCAATAAAGGAGCAGCAGCCAAGCATTAAAATGCGGATGCAAGGCAAGCTTGATGCTTGCATAAAGCGTAGTTTGACAATGAGTGACTTCGCTAAAAATGTCAGGGCTCAGGGAATTGAAGTTATCCCCAATATGGCGAGTACTGGCAGGGTAACAGGCCTGAGTTTTTCGCTCGAAGGCGAAATTATGAAAGGCAGTGACCTCGGGAAATCGTACACGTTTGGAGGCCTCCAAAAACGTGGAATCGATTATCACATAGAGCGCGATCGCGACGTGCTCAGTGGGAAAAATGAAAATGTGAGAGTAAGTCCTGCAAGGGAGCTGCGGATAGGTGAATCCGTCCGTGGGAAAATTAAGGGGGTTGTCTCTGATGGTCAAAGGCAATTTTTACACGTTTCGTCCGGGAAGGAGCAGATATTGGCTCCGGTCCAAGAGCTGAAAATGCCACTGCAGAAACTAAAAAGCTTGGCCGGTAAAGAGATAACGTTGACTAGTGGACGTGTCGGGATACGGCTGCGGCTGAAAGAGCTGGAGCATGACCGCTAG
- the trbJ gene encoding P-type conjugative transfer protein TrbJ has translation MKTERIIQVIREGISSLKKLFFSIFLLFAFALPSYSSGIPVVDIAGLAQAVLGYVQQFMSYSQQITQVANQIKQLSNDAKNLSSMNPAQAQSLLYQLQNSLRQLEQIQTETRGISMDYSKAQDEFDLLYPDFEDASGQTAADYAQKAREWNQQTINATADAVKAQGLISNNEQDQESLAALIQASQNASGALQAAQAGNQIASMTTQQILQLQQTMAISQRAQTSYIAEQAAKEAASAKQRDKFFKKPKDEHQPDVNLHIFR, from the coding sequence ATGAAGACTGAGAGAATCATTCAGGTGATCAGAGAAGGGATCTCCTCTTTAAAGAAATTATTTTTTTCCATTTTCCTTCTATTCGCTTTTGCATTGCCGTCGTATTCGTCAGGAATTCCGGTTGTTGATATCGCCGGACTTGCTCAGGCTGTTCTTGGGTATGTTCAGCAGTTTATGAGTTACAGCCAACAGATAACCCAAGTTGCAAACCAAATAAAACAGTTATCAAACGATGCAAAGAACCTTTCATCTATGAATCCGGCTCAGGCCCAATCATTACTATATCAGTTGCAGAATTCTTTGAGACAGCTGGAACAGATCCAGACCGAGACTAGAGGAATCTCGATGGACTACAGCAAAGCCCAAGACGAGTTTGATTTGCTTTATCCAGATTTTGAAGATGCTTCGGGTCAGACTGCGGCGGATTACGCACAAAAGGCCAGGGAGTGGAACCAACAAACAATAAATGCAACTGCTGATGCAGTGAAGGCGCAGGGGTTAATTTCGAATAATGAACAAGACCAAGAATCTTTAGCTGCATTAATTCAAGCGTCCCAGAATGCTTCAGGAGCGTTGCAAGCGGCACAAGCAGGCAATCAAATTGCGTCTATGACAACTCAGCAAATATTACAGCTGCAGCAGACTATGGCAATAAGTCAAAGAGCGCAAACCTCTTATATCGCTGAGCAGGCGGCGAAAGAAGCGGCAAGCGCAAAACAAAGAGATAAATTTTTCAAAAAACCAAAAGATGAACATCAGCCTGATGTCAATCTTCATATCTTTCGGTAG
- a CDS encoding type IV secretion system protein produces MTPDVGILTKIMADFAAAMSLGIGFLSGEARWLLGSMITMDVVLFFSFYALKGSLDVEGPFKRLLKYGFFIYVISEFRYLTDVILSSFVKIGIIGGGYKMTEAIISNPSKLVSVGFDVAEPIFNNLANFSGLSAVANAVPIFFSLIAALIIIISFGVIGIQVLVTYVEFYVFAILAFVLIPFGVFKKTAFLGEKALGGVVSYGIKLAVLTLFASIAVPMASKWTLPPEPTMYDGFYAALGALGLAVLAWQAPNGISSMLGGSPVLSAGSVTGMAASTAMAGVGAGMGAKALAGGAVKGSSTALDMTRKAAAAGMSGAGAVATAASRGGMSGAASFVTRSAMNSAVAGPSNRGAAKVHGAFNLGGGTSGAGGGSTLRPVDNSTPPNPAGKGSTVERSSSPRLSGGVNRMAAVSAIKSAIPNEAGGGGGTGVPLSSDD; encoded by the coding sequence ATGACACCGGATGTCGGTATTCTTACCAAAATTATGGCAGATTTCGCTGCTGCTATGAGCTTAGGCATTGGTTTTCTCAGTGGCGAAGCTCGTTGGTTGCTCGGTTCCATGATTACAATGGATGTCGTTCTTTTTTTTAGTTTTTATGCGCTGAAAGGTTCATTGGATGTTGAGGGGCCCTTTAAAAGGCTGTTGAAATATGGATTTTTTATCTATGTTATTTCGGAATTTAGGTACTTAACTGACGTTATCCTAAGTTCATTTGTAAAAATTGGTATCATTGGCGGGGGATATAAAATGACTGAAGCCATTATTTCGAATCCATCGAAATTGGTTAGTGTCGGATTCGATGTTGCCGAGCCCATATTTAATAATTTGGCTAATTTTTCTGGGCTTAGCGCTGTCGCTAATGCCGTACCGATTTTTTTCTCTTTAATTGCTGCGTTGATCATCATCATATCTTTCGGTGTGATAGGCATTCAAGTTTTAGTGACTTATGTTGAATTCTATGTTTTTGCAATTCTGGCATTTGTCTTGATCCCATTTGGTGTTTTTAAGAAAACTGCATTTCTCGGTGAAAAGGCATTAGGCGGCGTGGTCAGTTACGGGATAAAGCTGGCAGTTCTGACTTTATTTGCCTCAATTGCTGTTCCAATGGCTTCAAAATGGACCTTGCCTCCAGAACCAACAATGTACGACGGTTTTTATGCAGCGCTTGGGGCCTTAGGCCTAGCTGTTTTGGCATGGCAGGCTCCAAATGGTATATCGTCAATGCTAGGCGGTTCCCCTGTCCTCTCTGCAGGTTCGGTGACTGGTATGGCCGCATCTACAGCAATGGCGGGAGTAGGCGCGGGAATGGGTGCAAAAGCTCTTGCTGGAGGCGCTGTCAAAGGGAGTAGTACTGCTTTGGATATGACGAGAAAGGCCGCAGCGGCGGGAATGAGTGGAGCTGGTGCAGTTGCCACCGCTGCAAGTAGGGGAGGTATGAGTGGCGCTGCAAGCTTTGTAACAAGATCAGCTATGAACTCGGCTGTGGCAGGTCCCTCTAACCGGGGAGCAGCCAAAGTTCATGGTGCTTTTAATTTAGGTGGAGGAACTTCTGGAGCTGGCGGTGGCTCAACTCTTAGGCCTGTTGATAATTCAACGCCGCCGAACCCAGCGGGGAAAGGTTCTACTGTAGAAAGGTCGTCCTCACCACGCCTGAGTGGAGGCGTTAATAGAATGGCCGCTGTCAGTGCTATCAAATCTGCTATCCCGAATGAAGCAGGTGGCGGAGGGGGAACCGGTGTGCCTTTGAGTAGTGACGATTAA
- a CDS encoding PIN domain-containing protein has protein sequence MLDTCICSFIMRENPISVLEKLQSVVEQQHRIVISAITYQEMQFGVLGKKASPKHAVLVAEFLRRVDEILPWDRAAVDAATEVKRQLMAKGTPIGNNDTAIAGHAIAAGCRLVTNNTREFSRVSGLDLEDWVH, from the coding sequence ATGCTGGATACCTGTATCTGTTCTTTCATTATGAGAGAAAATCCCATTTCGGTGCTTGAAAAGCTTCAATCAGTTGTTGAGCAACAGCACAGAATTGTTATTTCTGCGATTACCTACCAAGAAATGCAATTTGGTGTGCTCGGTAAAAAAGCCTCTCCAAAACACGCTGTCTTGGTTGCTGAATTTCTTAGGAGAGTTGACGAAATTCTTCCTTGGGATCGGGCGGCTGTAGATGCGGCTACAGAGGTCAAAAGGCAACTCATGGCTAAGGGAACTCCTATAGGGAACAACGACACGGCCATAGCCGGTCATGCTATCGCTGCGGGGTGTCGTTTGGTTACGAATAATACACGAGAGTTTTCGAGGGTAAGCGGCCTGGATTTGGAGGACTGGGTTCACTGA
- the vapB gene encoding type II toxin-antitoxin system VapB family antitoxin: MRTVSIFKNGKNQAVRLPKDMEYQGVNELEIIRDGDVIILRPVRPDWLSFANVEKADSDFMVEREDVITDERRFNFEEEN; the protein is encoded by the coding sequence ATGAGAACGGTATCAATATTCAAAAATGGGAAAAATCAGGCCGTCCGTTTGCCAAAGGATATGGAGTACCAAGGAGTCAATGAATTGGAGATCATCAGAGATGGTGACGTGATAATCTTGCGTCCGGTCCGCCCGGATTGGCTGTCCTTTGCAAATGTTGAAAAGGCTGATAGTGATTTTATGGTCGAGCGGGAAGACGTCATAACGGATGAGAGAAGGTTCAATTTTGAAGAAGAGAATTGA
- a CDS encoding helix-turn-helix domain-containing protein, whose translation MNTESVMQIEDSFLSFFEKTQHALEIKTEDDYKFALDLLEQLMMKAEDRDGEPLLHLIDIVADAIKGYENSFESIQRFEREVDAIDPGISTLRVLIDQYGLTYSDLKEEIGGKSLVSQILSGSKSLTKAHITKLSKRFNISPQLFFLTRA comes from the coding sequence ATGAACACTGAATCGGTAATGCAAATAGAGGATTCGTTTTTGTCGTTTTTTGAAAAAACTCAACATGCCCTCGAAATCAAGACGGAGGATGATTATAAATTCGCCCTGGATCTGCTTGAGCAGCTCATGATGAAAGCCGAGGATCGGGATGGAGAACCGTTGCTTCATCTCATTGACATTGTAGCCGATGCCATCAAGGGCTATGAAAACAGCTTCGAAAGTATTCAGCGGTTTGAGCGGGAAGTTGACGCGATTGATCCTGGCATATCGACCTTGAGAGTTTTGATTGACCAGTACGGTTTAACCTATTCAGACCTGAAGGAAGAAATAGGGGGCAAATCACTTGTTTCCCAGATTCTGAGCGGATCAAAGAGTTTGACCAAGGCCCATATCACAAAACTGTCAAAGCGGTTCAATATCAGCCCACAATTGTTTTTTTTAACCCGAGCCTAG
- a CDS encoding PIN domain-containing protein, translating into MIAIDTNVLLRYLLEDDAEQFKKAVNLISGQQTVLVTDVVLVETVWTLRGKKYQLKKTELVTVLQSLFQEPNIRFEDGQAVWLALTDYRNAKPVKGKEADFADALIVNKSKLIANKEGKPFHGSFTFDVAAQTLPGAKAPK; encoded by the coding sequence ATGATCGCCATCGACACCAATGTCTTGTTGCGATACCTGCTTGAAGATGATGCCGAACAGTTTAAAAAGGCGGTCAATTTAATTTCGGGCCAGCAGACGGTTTTAGTGACTGATGTTGTCCTCGTTGAAACGGTCTGGACACTACGCGGGAAAAAATACCAGCTCAAAAAAACGGAACTGGTGACAGTTCTTCAATCATTGTTCCAGGAACCGAATATCCGGTTTGAAGATGGTCAGGCTGTTTGGCTGGCCCTGACTGACTATCGAAATGCAAAACCGGTTAAGGGAAAAGAAGCTGATTTTGCGGATGCTCTGATCGTCAACAAATCTAAGCTGATTGCCAACAAAGAAGGAAAGCCTTTTCATGGTTCTTTTACCTTTGATGTTGCCGCTCAAACTTTACCAGGGGCCAAGGCTCCCAAATAA
- a CDS encoding AbrB/MazE/SpoVT family DNA-binding domain-containing protein: MPRVSAKRQITLPVSQCEALGIKPGDEVESFVAHGQLTIVKKKQGAARGLLKHVLGNPTITDEESLESALQ, from the coding sequence ATGCCAAGAGTCAGCGCAAAAAGACAAATCACCTTGCCAGTAAGTCAGTGTGAAGCCCTGGGAATTAAGCCAGGGGATGAAGTGGAAAGCTTTGTAGCGCATGGTCAGCTGACCATTGTAAAAAAGAAACAGGGAGCCGCTAGGGGTCTCTTAAAGCACGTCCTCGGAAACCCCACTATAACCGATGAAGAATCCTTGGAGAGCGCCCTGCAATGA
- a CDS encoding DNA-binding protein, with product MQPVATIETVARACEQLKRDGQKVTGRAVLAITGGSLGTVLTLIKEWRESGEQTLAPLPEEMPNDLQTAILRALGQAQAQAAEELKLEVEAAKDRETEVLDLYADAETTIKQLTEELKASQDRVLALEQEAEKTAGITTEKLDALIRRVGELEIERLQLIAAGEAARIEAARAQVNIERADQATTKCEERVMVLEQMLAQTEAGRTAAEKCAALAEQKTDSQAETIAELRSAIAELKARKNRQPRHE from the coding sequence ATGCAGCCGGTGGCAACAATCGAAACAGTAGCTCGGGCCTGTGAACAACTTAAAAGAGACGGCCAGAAAGTCACTGGCCGGGCGGTCCTCGCGATTACCGGGGGAAGTCTAGGCACCGTGCTAACCCTCATCAAAGAATGGCGTGAATCCGGAGAACAAACGTTGGCGCCGCTGCCGGAAGAAATGCCCAATGACCTGCAAACGGCTATCCTTAGAGCTTTAGGGCAGGCTCAAGCTCAAGCAGCCGAAGAATTAAAGCTTGAGGTCGAAGCGGCCAAGGATCGAGAAACGGAAGTCCTGGACCTTTATGCGGATGCTGAAACGACAATCAAGCAATTGACAGAAGAATTGAAAGCCAGCCAGGACCGTGTTTTGGCCCTGGAGCAAGAAGCGGAAAAGACAGCAGGAATAACGACGGAAAAGCTTGACGCTTTAATAAGGCGGGTAGGGGAGCTGGAAATCGAACGGCTGCAACTAATTGCAGCCGGGGAGGCTGCAAGGATCGAAGCAGCAAGGGCTCAGGTCAATATTGAACGAGCCGACCAAGCCACCACAAAATGTGAAGAGAGGGTTATGGTTCTTGAGCAGATGTTAGCCCAGACCGAAGCCGGACGAACAGCAGCAGAAAAATGCGCTGCTCTGGCCGAACAAAAAACTGATAGCCAAGCAGAGACTATTGCAGAACTGAGAAGCGCGATTGCAGAACTGAAAGCGAGGAAAAACAGGCAACCAAGGCATGAATAG
- a CDS encoding HNH endonuclease signature motif containing protein: MSYHYNVKRSIAKTGRGFSLEVIEVVWQKGRIVSGYDARLYRKDCCGAWMQRNEYGNTGSRYGWEVDHILPVSKGGSDDLSNLQPLQWENNRGKGDNYPNWACTLSA, from the coding sequence ATGTCTTACCATTATAACGTAAAAAGAAGTATTGCAAAAACTGGAAGGGGTTTTTCACTTGAAGTTATTGAAGTTGTTTGGCAGAAAGGAAGGATCGTTTCGGGCTACGATGCTAGGTTATATCGGAAGGACTGCTGTGGAGCATGGATGCAACGCAATGAATACGGTAACACAGGCTCACGGTATGGTTGGGAAGTTGACCATATCCTTCCCGTCTCAAAAGGCGGATCTGACGATCTTTCAAATCTACAGCCACTTCAGTGGGAAAATAATAGAGGGAAGGGGGATAATTATCCCAATTGGGCCTGTACGCTTTCGGCGTGA
- a CDS encoding integrase gives MATINKRGDKWQAKVRRLGQSASRSFHRKEDAERWARKTEADIEAGVFLEDITASKTITIREAADSLIYDYLPKLSDARREENRLEAILERSRWSKTPLANLRSKDIYSYIRQREQEGIAANTIRLDLALLSRLYKFAIQKWSLESLSNPVKAVERPSTASSARARRLEEGEEERLLKAAHDDLKPIICFALETAMRREEIACLTWKQVDLKNKTAHLPKTKNGSARTVPLSRAAIAILQGIPHTPDGTIFNLTKNQITDRMRVTVKRGELKDLRFHDLRHEATSRLFETGRLDMMEIATITGHKSLSMLSRYTHLRASDLAKKLS, from the coding sequence ATGGCAACCATCAACAAACGTGGCGACAAATGGCAGGCCAAGGTTCGGAGACTCGGCCAATCAGCTTCCCGATCCTTTCATCGAAAAGAGGATGCTGAACGCTGGGCCAGAAAAACTGAAGCAGATATTGAAGCCGGTGTTTTCCTTGAGGACATTACTGCCAGCAAGACAATCACTATCCGAGAAGCAGCCGATTCCTTAATCTACGACTACCTTCCAAAGCTCAGTGATGCTAGAAGAGAAGAAAATCGGTTAGAAGCCATTCTGGAGCGTTCCAGATGGAGCAAAACCCCACTCGCCAACCTACGATCAAAAGATATTTATTCCTACATCCGTCAACGAGAACAAGAAGGCATTGCCGCCAACACAATTCGCCTAGACCTTGCCCTACTCTCCCGCCTTTACAAGTTTGCTATCCAGAAATGGAGCCTTGAAAGTTTGAGCAATCCAGTCAAGGCAGTAGAAAGACCCTCAACGGCATCAAGTGCAAGAGCCAGGCGACTTGAGGAGGGAGAAGAGGAAAGGCTCTTGAAAGCGGCTCACGACGATCTCAAACCAATTATTTGTTTCGCCTTGGAAACGGCCATGCGTCGCGAAGAGATTGCCTGCCTTACTTGGAAACAAGTCGACCTTAAAAATAAAACTGCCCACCTGCCTAAAACCAAAAACGGTAGCGCTCGAACTGTTCCATTGAGCCGCGCCGCAATCGCAATACTACAGGGCATACCGCACACCCCTGATGGAACGATTTTCAACCTGACCAAAAACCAGATCACTGACCGAATGAGAGTGACTGTCAAACGCGGAGAATTAAAAGACCTAAGATTCCATGACTTACGCCACGAAGCAACATCAAGACTCTTTGAAACTGGTCGCCTAGACATGATGGAAATTGCCACCATAACCGGCCATAAAAGCCTCTCGATGCTTTCAAGATATACACATTTGAGGGCTAGCGATCTGGCGAAAAAACTTAGCTAG
- a CDS encoding DUF4019 domain-containing protein: MIRTSKIVIIITLCLSCLLNFTCSAETFSSQAIAIAETFSTTIDAQNYQAAYQSGSKLLHLTSPEDQWISETERTREVLGTALQRKLKAVKSISTYPGLPDGEYMLVYFETKMEHKEKAAEVLLVAQINGAWIVCSYHLK, from the coding sequence ATGATACGCACATCAAAAATTGTTATTATTATTACACTATGTCTTTCCTGTCTGCTTAACTTTACATGCTCAGCTGAGACCTTCTCATCCCAAGCGATTGCCATTGCTGAGACCTTTTCGACAACCATTGATGCCCAAAACTATCAGGCTGCGTACCAAAGCGGATCCAAACTTTTGCATTTGACGTCCCCCGAAGACCAATGGATATCTGAAACAGAACGAACACGAGAAGTTCTGGGAACAGCCCTGCAACGCAAACTTAAAGCTGTCAAGTCAATCTCCACCTATCCTGGTTTGCCTGACGGTGAATATATGTTGGTATATTTTGAAACAAAAATGGAGCACAAAGAAAAAGCAGCGGAAGTATTACTCGTTGCACAGATTAATGGAGCCTGGATAGTCTGTTCTTATCATTTGAAATAG